One genomic window of Desulfurococcus mucosus DSM 2162 includes the following:
- a CDS encoding 30S ribosomal protein S30e, with protein sequence MPSHGSLTKAGKVRSQTPKIPPKPKKNKPPRVRNKWEYVRRVENPPKEAA encoded by the coding sequence ATGCCCAGCCACGGCTCGTTAACGAAGGCGGGAAAAGTCAGGAGCCAGACCCCGAAGATCCCGCCTAAGCCTAAGAAGAATAAGCCTCCCAGGGTCAGGAACAAGTGGGAGTATGTTAGAAGAGTGGAAAACCCGCCTAAGGAGGCTGCTTGA
- a CDS encoding fibrillarin-like rRNA/tRNA 2'-O-methyltransferase, which translates to MSQPLSVKPHEKYYGVYVVELEDGSLKLATRNLVPGRRVYGEKLYRVGDVEYREWNLYRSKLAGALANGLSDQPIREGHRILYLGIASGTTASHISDIIGLKGRIYGVEFAPRVMRELVLVAEVRRNIYPILGDARKPHEYRHVVETVDGLYADVAQPEQASIVADNASLFLKDGGYLLLAVKARSIDVTKEPSEIYRREIETLKQRGFEIVDVVHLEPYDRDHAMIYATYRRKQ; encoded by the coding sequence ATGAGTCAACCATTATCCGTTAAACCACATGAGAAATACTACGGCGTATACGTTGTGGAGCTGGAGGACGGAAGCCTGAAGCTTGCAACACGGAACCTGGTTCCGGGACGCAGGGTCTACGGCGAGAAACTCTACAGGGTTGGAGACGTGGAGTACAGGGAGTGGAACCTGTACAGGAGTAAGCTTGCAGGCGCGTTAGCCAACGGCCTCAGCGACCAGCCGATAAGGGAGGGCCATAGGATACTCTACCTTGGCATAGCCTCTGGCACCACGGCTAGCCATATCTCAGACATAATTGGATTAAAGGGCAGGATCTACGGTGTCGAGTTCGCGCCGAGAGTGATGAGGGAGCTGGTGCTAGTTGCCGAGGTGAGGAGGAACATATACCCGATACTGGGCGATGCCAGGAAGCCACATGAATACAGGCACGTGGTGGAAACCGTTGACGGGCTCTACGCTGACGTAGCACAGCCCGAGCAGGCATCCATCGTGGCGGACAACGCCTCGCTATTCCTGAAGGACGGCGGCTACTTGTTGTTAGCGGTGAAGGCCAGAAGCATCGATGTAACTAAGGAGCCCAGCGAGATATATCGGAGGGAGATAGAGACGCTTAAGCAGAGGGGCTTTGAAATAGTTGACGTCGTGCACCTGGAACCCTATGATAGAGACCATGCAATGATATACGCAACATACCGGAGGAAACAGTAG
- a CDS encoding aminotransferase class I/II-fold pyridoxal phosphate-dependent enzyme: protein MVRPWVKEYYGLKLKELIERGEIWEIKRLMSPAGPRAVVDGREVVVLASNNYLNLANDPRLKQAAVEAMEKYGWGPGAVWAIAGYHEILDALHRKIAEFKRTEAALVFPTGFAVNAGTIPAIVEQGDVILSDELNHGSIIDGIRLSRAEKVIYKHCDPSDLEDKLRQVHGKYKKILIVTDGVFSMDGDIAPLREIAKLAREYNAMLYVDDAHGEGVLGEGRGSPAHLGVEEEVDFHVGTFSKALGSSGGMIGSDHEVIEYIRNRARSWLLSTGFPPAVAAANLKALEIVMSDEGRERIRRLWENREYFKKGLEGIGFNTGKSQTPIVPVIIGDTKKTRELARSLFDEGVFVVPIVYPMVARGTERIRNQVNAGHTRDDLDKALAAYEKHGRRLGIV from the coding sequence ATGGTGAGGCCCTGGGTAAAGGAGTACTATGGGTTAAAGCTCAAGGAGCTGATTGAAAGAGGAGAGATATGGGAGATAAAGAGATTAATGAGTCCAGCTGGGCCGCGTGCAGTAGTGGATGGACGAGAAGTAGTGGTGCTGGCGTCGAACAATTATCTCAACCTGGCCAACGACCCCAGGCTTAAGCAGGCGGCTGTCGAAGCAATGGAGAAGTACGGCTGGGGGCCTGGAGCGGTCTGGGCTATAGCCGGGTACCATGAAATACTGGATGCACTGCACAGGAAGATAGCGGAGTTCAAGAGAACTGAGGCAGCACTGGTTTTCCCCACGGGTTTCGCAGTTAACGCCGGAACTATTCCAGCAATAGTGGAGCAGGGAGACGTCATATTGTCGGATGAGTTGAACCATGGAAGCATTATCGATGGAATAAGGCTTTCAAGAGCCGAGAAAGTAATATACAAGCACTGTGACCCATCCGATTTAGAGGATAAACTCAGGCAGGTTCACGGGAAATACAAGAAGATACTCATAGTTACCGATGGAGTGTTCTCAATGGATGGAGACATAGCGCCGTTGAGGGAGATAGCTAAGCTGGCTAGGGAGTACAATGCAATGCTTTACGTTGACGACGCGCATGGTGAAGGAGTGCTCGGCGAGGGACGTGGGAGCCCAGCACACCTAGGGGTGGAGGAGGAAGTAGACTTCCACGTGGGCACGTTCTCTAAGGCCCTGGGTTCCTCAGGGGGAATGATAGGCTCAGACCACGAGGTTATAGAGTACATTAGGAACAGGGCTAGATCATGGTTGCTCAGCACTGGTTTCCCACCGGCAGTGGCAGCAGCCAACTTGAAGGCCTTGGAGATCGTTATGAGTGATGAGGGACGGGAGAGGATAAGGAGGCTGTGGGAGAACAGGGAGTACTTCAAGAAGGGGCTTGAGGGCATAGGCTTCAACACCGGGAAGAGTCAGACACCAATAGTACCGGTCATCATTGGTGACACCAAGAAGACGCGTGAGCTTGCGAGGTCTCTCTTCGATGAGGGAGTCTTCGTTGTGCCAATAGTGTACCCGATGGTGGCTAGGGGTACGGAGAGGATAAGAAACCAGGTCAACGCTGGCCACACGAGGGATGACCTCGACAAGGCTCTCGCAGCATATGAGAAGCATGGCAGGAGACTGGGCATAGTGTAA
- a CDS encoding NAD-dependent epimerase/dehydratase family protein: MPRVLVLGSTGQIGSALVPALRDRYGKYNVVAGYHSRKPEAPELLDGPVEQVDVLDKGSLEKVIERYNVDTIYHLAAILSAAGERNPMLAWRVNMDGLINVLEAAREHGIKVFWPSSIAAFGPSAPKYNTPQYTVMDPTTMYGITKYAGELLGRYYFLKYGVDVRGVRYPGIISSEALPGGGTTDYAVEIFYYALEGKKYKCYLRKDTMLPMMYMPDAVKAAIQLMEADRSRLKLMVGYNVAAFSFTPEQLANEIRKYIPSFEVEYEPDFRQAIADSWPKSLDDSVAREEWGWRPDWGFEAMVKDMLVKLSRKLGKHLDLE, translated from the coding sequence ATGCCCCGGGTACTCGTATTGGGGTCGACAGGCCAGATAGGTTCGGCTCTTGTGCCAGCCCTCAGAGATAGGTATGGCAAGTACAATGTTGTAGCAGGCTACCACTCGAGGAAACCCGAGGCACCTGAGTTACTGGATGGACCGGTCGAGCAAGTAGACGTCCTGGATAAGGGTTCCCTTGAAAAAGTCATTGAAAGATACAATGTGGACACGATATATCACTTAGCCGCCATACTCTCAGCGGCCGGGGAGAGAAACCCGATGCTGGCATGGAGGGTCAACATGGATGGATTAATCAATGTGCTCGAGGCTGCCAGGGAGCACGGTATAAAGGTGTTTTGGCCTAGCTCTATAGCGGCCTTCGGTCCCAGCGCACCCAAGTATAACACACCACAGTACACTGTGATGGATCCAACTACCATGTACGGTATAACGAAATACGCTGGAGAGCTACTTGGGAGATACTACTTCCTGAAGTACGGTGTCGATGTGAGGGGGGTCAGGTACCCCGGTATAATAAGCAGTGAAGCCCTTCCAGGAGGCGGCACCACGGATTACGCTGTTGAAATATTCTACTATGCGCTTGAGGGCAAGAAGTACAAGTGCTATCTGAGAAAGGATACAATGCTTCCAATGATGTATATGCCTGACGCGGTGAAGGCGGCGATACAGTTAATGGAGGCTGATAGATCCAGGCTTAAACTCATGGTGGGATACAATGTGGCCGCATTCAGCTTCACGCCGGAGCAGCTGGCCAATGAGATCAGGAAATACATACCCAGCTTCGAAGTAGAGTACGAGCCCGACTTCAGGCAGGCCATAGCCGATTCATGGCCTAAGTCACTGGATGACTCTGTTGCGAGAGAAGAATGGGGTTGGAGGCCTGACTGGGGTTTCGAAGCAATGGTTAAGGATATGCTGGTGAAGCTTAGTAGGAAGCTTGGCAAGCACCTGGATCTCGAGTAG
- a CDS encoding rRNA biogenesis protein Nop56/Nop58 (functions along with aFIB and aL7a; guides 2'-O-methylation of ribose to specific sites in RNAs), producing the protein MGKAYIVESVIGVIALNDEGSILVYARSPESVDDTVEYLLNIERGESTPQHSEVLGKLKELGVANVVVESLATAKIASAHGLTPEVVPGGAVFVKARDSIQELAVKVGFVDSPEKFFDKLHEIMLEYTRRKLRREAQKRDLLAVQAIRAIDDIDKTINLYVARLREWYSIHFPELDELVKEHPEYAKLVYELGDRSNYTVENLVKLGYGREKAEKLADAARSSIGADLSDFDMNYIKVLAGIILDLYRLRDTLDEYIDAVMKEVAPNIAALVGPKLGARLLSLAGGLEKLAKLPASTIQVLGAEKALFRALRTGGKPPKHGVIFQHPHIHKSPRWQRGKIARALAAKLSIAAKVDYFSGRLVGDKLVKEFEERVEEIKKLYPKPPPRKEEEKKPKPPHKFKKKGGR; encoded by the coding sequence ATGGGTAAGGCATATATTGTTGAAAGCGTGATAGGAGTGATCGCTTTAAACGATGAAGGCTCTATACTAGTCTACGCCAGGTCTCCTGAGAGCGTTGACGACACGGTGGAATACCTGCTGAACATAGAGCGGGGGGAGTCTACGCCACAGCACTCTGAGGTACTAGGTAAACTGAAAGAGCTAGGCGTAGCCAACGTAGTTGTTGAATCCCTTGCGACAGCCAAGATAGCTTCGGCACATGGGTTAACGCCTGAAGTCGTCCCCGGTGGTGCTGTATTCGTTAAGGCAAGGGACAGTATACAGGAGCTCGCAGTGAAGGTTGGATTCGTTGACTCACCTGAGAAGTTCTTCGATAAGCTACACGAGATAATGCTGGAGTATACGAGGAGGAAGCTGAGAAGGGAGGCTCAGAAGAGGGATCTATTGGCCGTCCAAGCTATAAGAGCCATAGACGACATAGATAAAACGATAAACCTCTATGTTGCAAGGCTGAGGGAATGGTATAGTATACACTTCCCCGAGCTAGACGAGCTCGTCAAGGAGCACCCCGAGTACGCTAAGCTGGTATATGAGCTAGGGGATCGCTCCAACTATACTGTTGAGAACCTGGTGAAGCTAGGGTACGGTAGGGAGAAGGCTGAGAAACTCGCTGACGCAGCTAGGAGCAGCATAGGTGCCGACTTAAGCGACTTCGACATGAACTATATAAAGGTGCTGGCTGGAATAATACTGGATCTCTACAGGTTACGCGACACCCTTGACGAGTACATTGACGCCGTGATGAAGGAGGTTGCCCCCAACATAGCGGCCCTAGTAGGCCCGAAGCTCGGTGCGAGACTGTTAAGCCTCGCTGGGGGGCTTGAGAAGCTTGCCAAACTGCCAGCTAGCACGATCCAGGTTCTAGGCGCGGAGAAGGCGTTGTTCAGGGCGCTTAGAACCGGGGGGAAGCCGCCGAAGCACGGAGTGATCTTCCAGCATCCCCACATACATAAGAGTCCTAGATGGCAGAGAGGGAAGATAGCGAGGGCTCTCGCAGCAAAGCTCTCTATAGCGGCTAAAGTAGACTACTTCAGCGGTAGGCTTGTGGGAGATAAGCTTGTGAAAGAATTCGAGGAGAGAGTTGAGGAAATAAAGAAACTCTACCCCAAGCCGCCGCCCAGGAAAGAGGAGGAAAAGAAACCGAAGCCCCCGCACAAGTTTAAGAAGAAGGGTGGGAGGTGA